A genomic window from Candidatus Pelagisphaera phototrophica includes:
- a CDS encoding RluA family pseudouridine synthase, whose product MPFAKGLEAEVRFERFERIHWGHFQGSQKEWGVASFSRCFLDNRLNSRVIGLIEKEPQSENEGASDRFISPELDGARLDKAVKIHFNLPWIKAKSWIGTGKIFVNGSRNMAKDHAVTAGDRIELRMSAPKTQAASALDPKEVLMFDEGIVIVNKPAGMMTVPHHFSEEVETLDRLTLGYLRAQDRGGKHNRSSLGVVHRIDKETSGLIVFARTFAAQQELSRQFRAHTIERRYFAIVHGRMKKQTIRSRLARDAGDGLRGSVRPGSVNDAGEELGRAAVTHVEVVEYLDGATLVACRIETGRTHQIRIHLSEAGHPIIGEKVYIRRFKEAIIPAYRVMLHAAELGFHHPISGESVNWTQPLPRDFKNRLKSLKIRGSKGKPDNNKETK is encoded by the coding sequence TTGCCCTTCGCGAAAGGACTCGAAGCCGAAGTTCGTTTTGAGCGTTTCGAGAGGATTCATTGGGGCCACTTCCAAGGCTCGCAAAAGGAATGGGGAGTAGCAAGTTTCTCGAGGTGCTTTCTCGACAATCGGCTCAATTCGCGCGTTATCGGTCTTATCGAAAAGGAACCACAGTCTGAAAATGAAGGGGCTAGCGACCGTTTCATCTCTCCAGAGCTCGACGGAGCTCGATTGGACAAAGCGGTGAAGATTCATTTTAACCTGCCCTGGATAAAGGCCAAGTCCTGGATTGGTACGGGAAAAATATTCGTCAACGGATCCCGCAATATGGCCAAGGATCACGCGGTTACCGCTGGAGATCGTATTGAACTGAGGATGAGCGCTCCCAAGACGCAGGCAGCGTCGGCTCTCGATCCGAAAGAAGTTCTAATGTTCGACGAAGGAATCGTGATCGTCAACAAACCTGCGGGAATGATGACGGTTCCGCATCATTTCAGCGAAGAGGTTGAGACGCTCGACCGGCTCACCCTCGGCTACCTGAGAGCACAGGACAGGGGTGGCAAACATAACCGCTCGAGTCTAGGCGTCGTCCACCGAATCGACAAGGAGACCAGCGGATTGATTGTCTTCGCCCGTACCTTTGCGGCTCAGCAGGAGCTTTCACGACAGTTCCGGGCCCACACGATTGAACGTAGGTATTTTGCGATCGTGCACGGACGTATGAAAAAGCAGACGATCCGTTCACGGCTGGCCCGGGATGCGGGCGATGGGCTCCGCGGTTCGGTGCGACCAGGCAGCGTCAACGATGCGGGAGAAGAATTGGGAAGAGCCGCGGTGACCCATGTTGAAGTCGTAGAGTATCTGGATGGAGCGACTTTAGTCGCCTGCCGTATTGAAACCGGTCGGACTCACCAAATTCGCATCCACTTGAGCGAAGCGGGCCATCCGATTATTGGGGAGAAAGTTTACATCCGAAGGTTCAAGGAGGCGATTATCCCTGCCTATCGCGTGATGCTGCACGCAGCGGAATTGGGATTCCATCATCCGATTTCAGGTGAGTCAGTAAATTGGACGCAACCCTTGCCAAGGGACTTTAAGAATCGACTGAAGTCCCTG